CGAGGAACGTGAGCAGGAACCAGAAGACGATCGAGCCGAGGATGGGCCCGAGGACCCGGCTCGCGCCCCCGAGGATCATGATGGTCCACAGGTAGAACGTGATGATGGGGATGAAGGCGTCGGGGGTGATGGCCTGGCTGTTGATCGCGAGCAGCGACCCGGCCAGCGCGCCGAGCACGCCACCGAGGACGAGCGCCTGCATCTTGTAGGCGAAGACGTTCTTGCCCAGGCTGCGCGCGGCGTCCTCGTCCTCCCGGACGGCCCGCAGCACCCGGCCCCACGGACTGTGGATGAGCAGCCAGACCAGCCCGGCGGCGAGGAAGGTGATCCCCCAGGCCACGGTCATCAACCAGAGGGCCCGTTCGCTGAACCGCAGCGGTCCCAGCTCCAGCGGCCCGGTGTAGGGGTTGACCGCGTAGAACTCGTTCGCGAACTGGACGAGCCCGAACACGCCGCCGGTGACCGGCTCGGCGAACGAGGAGCGGTAGACGTAGCGCAGGACCTCGGCGGCGGCGATGGTCGCGATGGCGAGGTAGTCGCCCCGCAGACGCAGCGTCGGTATGCCGAGGATGAGCGCGAGCACGACCGCGCACGCCATGCCGACGAGCACGCCGACCCACAGCGGGGCGTCGAAGGAGAGCACCGAGATGGCCGTGCCGTAGGCGCCGACGAGCATGAAGCCCACCTGCCCGAAGTTGAGCAGCCCGGTGTAGCCGAAGTGGATGTTGAGCCCGATCGCGGCCAGGGCGTAGATCGCGGCCTCAGGACCAAGAGCGCCGCGGATCGCGACGGAGAGCACTGCCAGGAAGTCCATCGTTCCTCTCCTCAGCCGACTCGCTCGCGGCGGCCCAGGATGCCCTGCGGCCGGACGAGGAGGACGATGATCATGACGAGCAGCGCCCACATGTAGGCCAGCGAGGCCGGGAACCAGAGGGTGGACAGCTGCGAGACCAGGCCGATGACGAGCGAGCCCAGCATGGCTCCGTAGGCGCTGCCCAGCCCGCCCAGGATGACCCCGGCGAACATCAGCAGCAGGAGCTCGAAGCCCATCTCGCTGTAGATGGCCTGGGTAAGCCCGAAGAAGACGCCTCCGATCGCGGCCAGCGCACCGCCGAGGACCCAGACCACGAGGATGACCCGTTGCACGTCGATGCCGGACGCCTCGGCCAGGTCCTTGTTGTCGTTGACGGCCCGCATCGCCGTCCCGATCCGGGTCCGCTGCAGCATGACGGCCACCCCGATCATGATGGCGAAGGCCAGGACGGTGATGACGAGGTCCCGGGGGGTGATGCGCACCGGCCCGAGGGTCCAGGCGGTCTGCAGCGAGTACTCGTCGTACTGCTGGCGCCGGGAGCCGAAGACGATGAGGATGACGTGGCGCAGCAGCAGCGAGAGCCCGATGGCCACGATGAACATCTGGATGAGCCCGGCTCCCCGGTGCCGCAGCGGCCGCCAGAGCCCCACCTCGATACCGCCGGCGACCGCTCCCCCGACCACCATGGCCAGCACCGCCGCCAGCACGATGGGCAGCTTGCCCGGCGCGGTGCTGAGGAAGTAGGCGGTGACCGCGCCGATGGTGACGAACTCACCGTGCGCGAAGTTGATGAGCTTGGTCGTGCCGAAGACCAGGGACAGCCCCACCGCCGTGATGGCGATGATCGCCCCGAACTTGATGCCGTCCACCACGAGCTGGAGGACCCGCGCGACCGGGATGCCCGCGCCGCCCTCCTCGACCTCACCGGTCCCCAGCTGGAAGATGACCCCCTGGGACGCTCCCGGACGGACGGTCACGCCGTCGAGGACCTCGCCTCCCTCGGCGCGCGGGGCCACGCCCTCGGGCAGCCCGGACACGTCGAGGGTCACGGTGTAGGTGCCGGGTCCGGGCAGCGGCACGGCCCACGAGCCCTCGGCGTCGGTGACCGCCGAGCCGATCTCGGCACCGTCCTGGGTCACCGTGATGGTGATGCCCTCGAGGGGTTCGCGGTCCGGGTCCCTCACCGTGCCCTGGACTGCCTCCGCGGCCTCCTCGGAGGCTCCCGCGGAGGGCGGTGAGGACACGGGGTAGGGGGTGGCGCCGGCCGGGGCCGCCAGCAGCAGCATCCCCAGCAGAACGGCAGCGATCGCTGCCCACAGGCGGGCGGTCACGGGATCTCCTTCGATGCGGACATCGGGAGTAAAGCACACGTCAGGCCCCCTGCCTAGCAGGGCCTGGTACGGGTCGCGGAGGTGGCGGCGAGGCCGCCGCCGCAGGTCAGCTCAGGGCGCTGCCCCGTGCCGGCTCAGTGCGCTGCCTCGTGCCAGCTGTGCCCGAGTCCCACGCTGACGTCGAGGGGCACCGACAGCTCGGCCGCGGCGCCCATCTGGTCCCGCACGAGGGTCTCGACCTGCGCCTCCTCACCGGCCGCGACCTCGAGCACCAGCTCGTCGTGGACCTGCAGCAGCATCCTCGAGGCCAGCCCGGCCTCCCGCAGCGCGGTCTCGGTCCGCAGCATCGCGACCTTGATGATGTCGGCGGCCGACCCCTGGATGGGCGCGTTGAGCGCCATCCGCTCGGCCATCTCGCGCCGCTGCCGGTTGTCGCTGGTGAGGTCGTGCAGGTGACGACGGCGGCCCAGGATGGTCTCGGTGAAGCCGGTCCGTCGCGCCTCGGAGACGACGTCGCGCAGGTAGTCGCGCACTCCCCCGAAGCGCTCGAAGTACTCCTCCATCAGCTCCTTGGCCTCGGCGGTCGAGATGCCGAGCTGCTTGGAGAGCCCGAAGGCGGACAACCCGTAGGCCAGGCCGTAGCTCATCGCCTTGACCTTCGAGCGCATCTCGGGCGTCACGTCGGCCTGGTCCACCCCGAAGACCCGGGAGCCGACGAAGCGGTGGAGGTCCTCCCCGGCGCGGAAGGCCTCGATGAGACCGTCGTCGCCGGACAGGTGCGCCATGATGCGCATCTCGATCTGGCTGTAGTCGGCGGACATGAGCGTGGCGTAGCCGGTCCCGGAGGAGCGGTCGGAGCCGACCACGAAGATCTCCCGGATCCGCCGGCCGGCCGCCGTCCGGATGGGGATGTTCTGGAGGTTCGGCTCCGTCGAGCTCAGGCGTCCGGTGGCGGCGATGGTCTGCTGGAAGGTCGTGTGGATCCGCCCGTCGTCGGCCACCGCCTTGATGAGTCCCTCGGTCGTGACCCGGAGCCGGGTGACGTCCCGGTGCCGGAGCAGGGCCTCCAGGAAGGGGTGCTCGGTCTGGGCGTAGAGCCCCGCGAGGGCGTCGGCGTCCGTCGTGTAGCCGGTCTTCGTCCGCCGCGTCTTGGGCAGCGCGAGCCGGTCGAAGAGCACCGTCTGCAGCTGCTTGGGCGAGCCCAGGTTGACGGTGTCGTCCTCGATCGCCGTCCAGGCGTCCTGCTGGGCCTGCGCCACGCCGTCGGCGAACTCCCGCTCCAGGGCCTCCAGGGCGTCGAGGTCGACCGCGATGCCGGCACGCTCCATCCGCCGCAACACGCCCACCAGCGGCAGCTCCACCTCGCGGAGCAGGTGCTGCTCCTCCTCGTCCGCGAGCTCGGCGTCGAGGGCGTCGGCGAGGTCGTGCACCGCGCGGGCGTGCACCATGGCCGAGCGCGCCGCGGCCGCACCGGCGTCCTGCTCCCCCTCGTCCAGCCCCAGGTCCAGCTCGCCCTGCGAGGCCGTGTCGGCGGGGTCGCCCCCGTCGAGCCGGAGCTCGCGCCGCAGGTAGCGCAGGGCCAGGTCGGCCAGGTCGTAGGAGCGCTGGTCCGGGCGGGCGAGGTAGGCGGCCAGGGCGGTGTCGCTCACCACCCCCTCGACGTGCAGGCCGACGGCCTCCAGCGAGGCGACCTGCTCCTTGCCGCCGTGCAACGCCTTCGGGCGCCCGCCGTCCGCCAGCCAGGCCTGGAGCGCCGCCTCGTCAGCGGGCTCGAGCTCCCCGAGGTGCAGGTAGGCGGCCTCCTCGGCACCGGCGAGGGCCAGCCCCGTGGCCTCCCCGGGGCCGGCGGTCGTGCGGGCCTGCGCCTCCACGACGAGGGCCACCCGGTCCTGCGCCGCGTGCCGGTCCAGCCAGTCCGCGACGCTGCCCGGCTGCAGGAGCGTCCCGGCGACCTCGATGCCGTCCTCGGCCTCCGTCTCCGGTGACTCCAGCGTGGAGAAGAGCCGGTCCCGCAGCACCCGGAACTCCAGACCGTCGAAGACCCGGTGCACCTCCTCGCGGTCCCAGCCGCGCACCGCCAGGTCCGGGACGGTGACCGGCAGCTCGACGTCGCCCACGAGCTGGTTGAGACGGCGGTTGCGCAGCACCTGGTCCAGGTGGTCGCGGGTGGCCTGGCCCGCCTTGCCGGTGAGCTGGTCGGCGTGGTCGACGATCCCGTGGAGGTCGCCGAACTGGCCCAGCCACTTCGCCGCGGTCTTGGGGCCCACCCCGGGCACGCCCGGCAGGTTGTCGCTGGACTCCCCCACGAGGGCCGCCAGGTCGCTGTAGCGCTCGGGCAGCACGCCGTATCTCTCCTGCACGGCGGCCGGCGTCAACCGGGCCAGGTCCGAGACCCCCTTGCGCGGGTAGAGCAGGGTGGTGCGCTCGTCCACGAGCTGGATGGCGTCCCGGTCCCCCGAGCAGATGAGCACCTCCATACCTTCCTCGCGCGCCTGGCTGGTGAGGGTGGCGATGACGTCGTCCGCCTCGAAGCCGTCCACCTCGACGTGGGTGACCCGCAGGGCGTCCAGGACCTCCTTGACGAGGTCCACCTGACCCCGGAACTCGCTCGGGGTCGTCGCCCTCCCGGCCTTGTACTCCGCGTACTCCTGCGTCCGGAAGGTCTGCCGGGACACGTCGAAGGCGACCGCCAGGTGGGTCGGTGCCTCGTCGCGCAGCACGTTGATGAGCATCGAGGTGAACCCGTAGACCGCGTTCGTGCTCTGCCCCGTCGTGGTGGAGAAGT
This genomic window from Serinicoccus chungangensis contains:
- a CDS encoding branched-chain amino acid ABC transporter permease, with translation MDFLAVLSVAIRGALGPEAAIYALAAIGLNIHFGYTGLLNFGQVGFMLVGAYGTAISVLSFDAPLWVGVLVGMACAVVLALILGIPTLRLRGDYLAIATIAAAEVLRYVYRSSFAEPVTGGVFGLVQFANEFYAVNPYTGPLELGPLRFSERALWLMTVAWGITFLAAGLVWLLIHSPWGRVLRAVREDEDAARSLGKNVFAYKMQALVLGGVLGALAGSLLAINSQAITPDAFIPIITFYLWTIMILGGASRVLGPILGSIVFWFLLTFLDAFLRGAMSAGWIPGTLLVPSDIGAVRFAAVGLGLMLLMMFRPAGLIGNQKELRLDVR
- a CDS encoding branched-chain amino acid ABC transporter permease, translating into MTARLWAAIAAVLLGMLLLAAPAGATPYPVSSPPSAGASEEAAEAVQGTVRDPDREPLEGITITVTQDGAEIGSAVTDAEGSWAVPLPGPGTYTVTLDVSGLPEGVAPRAEGGEVLDGVTVRPGASQGVIFQLGTGEVEEGGAGIPVARVLQLVVDGIKFGAIIAITAVGLSLVFGTTKLINFAHGEFVTIGAVTAYFLSTAPGKLPIVLAAVLAMVVGGAVAGGIEVGLWRPLRHRGAGLIQMFIVAIGLSLLLRHVILIVFGSRRQQYDEYSLQTAWTLGPVRITPRDLVITVLAFAIMIGVAVMLQRTRIGTAMRAVNDNKDLAEASGIDVQRVILVVWVLGGALAAIGGVFFGLTQAIYSEMGFELLLLMFAGVILGGLGSAYGAMLGSLVIGLVSQLSTLWFPASLAYMWALLVMIIVLLVRPQGILGRRERVG
- the polA gene encoding DNA polymerase I; this encodes MSRLLLLDGHSLAYRAFFALPVENFSTTTGQSTNAVYGFTSMLINVLRDEAPTHLAVAFDVSRQTFRTQEYAEYKAGRATTPSEFRGQVDLVKEVLDALRVTHVEVDGFEADDVIATLTSQAREEGMEVLICSGDRDAIQLVDERTTLLYPRKGVSDLARLTPAAVQERYGVLPERYSDLAALVGESSDNLPGVPGVGPKTAAKWLGQFGDLHGIVDHADQLTGKAGQATRDHLDQVLRNRRLNQLVGDVELPVTVPDLAVRGWDREEVHRVFDGLEFRVLRDRLFSTLESPETEAEDGIEVAGTLLQPGSVADWLDRHAAQDRVALVVEAQARTTAGPGEATGLALAGAEEAAYLHLGELEPADEAALQAWLADGGRPKALHGGKEQVASLEAVGLHVEGVVSDTALAAYLARPDQRSYDLADLALRYLRRELRLDGGDPADTASQGELDLGLDEGEQDAGAAAARSAMVHARAVHDLADALDAELADEEEQHLLREVELPLVGVLRRMERAGIAVDLDALEALEREFADGVAQAQQDAWTAIEDDTVNLGSPKQLQTVLFDRLALPKTRRTKTGYTTDADALAGLYAQTEHPFLEALLRHRDVTRLRVTTEGLIKAVADDGRIHTTFQQTIAATGRLSSTEPNLQNIPIRTAAGRRIREIFVVGSDRSSGTGYATLMSADYSQIEMRIMAHLSGDDGLIEAFRAGEDLHRFVGSRVFGVDQADVTPEMRSKVKAMSYGLAYGLSAFGLSKQLGISTAEAKELMEEYFERFGGVRDYLRDVVSEARRTGFTETILGRRRHLHDLTSDNRQRREMAERMALNAPIQGSAADIIKVAMLRTETALREAGLASRMLLQVHDELVLEVAAGEEAQVETLVRDQMGAAAELSVPLDVSVGLGHSWHEAAH